From a single Cyclobacterium marinum DSM 745 genomic region:
- a CDS encoding FAD-binding domain-containing protein, with protein sequence MQELAWRDYWQQVWIAKGEAIHTDLKQEQKPVSNYQVPKAIVEASTGIEVVDEAIRELYETGYMHNHMRMYVAAICCNMGHFYWLTPAKWMYSHLLDGDIASNQLSWQWVAGTFSNKKYYANQENINRFFHSAQQHTFLDVPYEHFESMEIPNVLNDNIALKVDLHLPKLENPPVLADQVTLVYNYYNLDPDWHKGESFQRVLLLEPSLFEKFPVHQKCIDFVIGLSENIPGIQLYVGEFKELLAQISPEKITYKEHPLNRHYEGHQESREWLSTVTGYYPSFFSFWKKCKKELLK encoded by the coding sequence ATTCAGGAACTTGCCTGGAGAGATTATTGGCAGCAGGTATGGATAGCCAAAGGAGAGGCCATCCATACAGACCTGAAGCAGGAGCAAAAGCCAGTTTCAAATTATCAGGTGCCAAAGGCTATTGTTGAGGCGTCCACTGGTATCGAGGTGGTAGATGAGGCCATCAGAGAATTGTATGAAACCGGCTATATGCACAATCATATGCGCATGTATGTGGCAGCCATTTGTTGCAATATGGGACATTTCTATTGGTTGACCCCTGCAAAATGGATGTATTCACATCTTTTGGATGGGGATATTGCCAGTAACCAGCTCAGTTGGCAATGGGTGGCAGGAACCTTTTCCAATAAGAAGTATTATGCCAACCAGGAAAACATCAATAGATTTTTTCACAGTGCGCAGCAGCATACTTTTCTGGATGTTCCCTACGAGCATTTTGAGAGCATGGAAATTCCCAATGTATTGAATGACAATATTGCTTTAAAAGTAGACCTTCATTTACCGAAATTGGAAAACCCTCCTGTATTGGCAGACCAAGTTACCCTTGTCTACAACTACTATAACTTAGATCCTGATTGGCATAAGGGGGAAAGTTTCCAGCGGGTGCTCCTTCTGGAACCCTCCCTATTCGAGAAATTCCCTGTCCATCAAAAATGTATCGATTTTGTAATTGGTTTGTCTGAAAATATTCCGGGTATACAGTTGTATGTAGGGGAGTTTAAGGAGCTTCTGGCCCAAATAAGCCCAGAGAAAATCACTTATAAAGAACATCCGCTCAATAGACATTATGAAGGTCACCAAGAATCCCGGGAATGGCTTAGTACAGTCACAGGTTACTATCCTTCCTTTTTCTCCTTTTGGAAGAAGTGTAAGAAAGAACTGTTAAAATGA
- a CDS encoding DUF2256 domain-containing protein, producing the protein MKKRDLPSKICLTCKRPFSWRKKWERDWEHVKYCSVKCKRNKRHESH; encoded by the coding sequence ATGAAGAAAAGAGATCTTCCCAGCAAAATTTGTTTGACTTGTAAACGCCCGTTTAGCTGGCGCAAAAAGTGGGAAAGGGATTGGGAGCATGTGAAATACTGCAGTGTAAAATGCAAACGAAATAAAAGGCATGAAAGTCATTAA
- a CDS encoding cryptochrome/photolyase family protein, whose amino-acid sequence MKVINIVFPHQLFENSELIKNGHETYLIEEYLFFRQYKFHKQKITFHRASMKAYEKYLQDLKIKIQYIASDDALSDIRKFHQEIEVKGIETIRLIDPVDDWLMQRIQSLSQYCEVKVFPSPQFLNNEEELDDFFRKYKKSFLQATFYKQQRKRHAILIDEDQNPVEGQWSYDAENRKKFPKGKTPPAINFPEKSKVWEEACAYTKKWFGDNPGDVSKDRIYPINHKEAKDWLEQFLTYRFHDFGKYEDAILKEPSFINHSLLSPLMNSGLILPAEVVKEALSFAEEEGIPINSTEGFIRQIIGWREFIRGMYLCKGRYSRTRNFWDFKRKIPQSFYEGTTGIVPVDQTIKKVLQTGYCHHIERLMVLGNFMLLCEFDPNEVYRWFMELFIDAYDWVMVPNVYGMCLFADGGTFATKPYIGGSNYIKKMSNYPGGEWEEIWDGMFWRFVMKQEDFFRKNHRTNMLVYSLDKMDKDKQQTHLDNAEEFIKNKLGGEAE is encoded by the coding sequence ATGAAAGTCATTAATATTGTTTTTCCACATCAGCTTTTTGAAAATAGCGAACTTATAAAAAATGGACATGAGACTTACTTGATAGAAGAGTACCTTTTCTTCCGGCAGTACAAATTTCACAAGCAGAAAATAACCTTTCATCGGGCTTCCATGAAGGCTTATGAAAAATACCTTCAAGACCTTAAAATTAAGATCCAATATATAGCTTCTGACGATGCCTTGTCCGATATCAGAAAATTTCACCAGGAAATTGAAGTTAAAGGGATTGAGACAATCCGCCTTATAGACCCTGTCGATGATTGGTTGATGCAGCGCATTCAAAGTCTCTCCCAATACTGTGAAGTCAAGGTTTTTCCAAGTCCACAATTTTTGAACAATGAAGAAGAGCTGGACGATTTCTTTCGAAAGTATAAAAAATCATTTTTGCAGGCCACCTTTTACAAGCAGCAACGCAAAAGACATGCAATACTGATCGATGAAGATCAAAATCCCGTGGAAGGTCAATGGTCTTATGATGCGGAAAACAGGAAGAAATTTCCCAAAGGGAAAACACCTCCTGCTATTAATTTCCCCGAAAAATCAAAGGTATGGGAAGAGGCCTGTGCCTATACAAAAAAATGGTTCGGCGATAATCCAGGTGATGTTTCCAAAGACAGGATTTATCCAATCAATCATAAAGAAGCAAAAGATTGGCTTGAGCAGTTTTTAACTTATCGCTTTCATGATTTTGGCAAATACGAAGACGCCATACTAAAAGAGCCTTCATTTATCAACCACAGCCTGCTTTCACCATTAATGAATAGCGGCTTGATTTTGCCTGCTGAAGTTGTAAAAGAGGCCCTTTCCTTCGCAGAAGAAGAGGGAATACCTATCAATTCTACGGAGGGATTTATTCGGCAAATCATTGGCTGGCGTGAATTTATTCGAGGGATGTATCTCTGCAAGGGTAGGTATTCGCGTACCCGTAACTTCTGGGATTTCAAAAGAAAAATACCCCAATCTTTTTATGAGGGGACCACTGGAATAGTGCCTGTAGACCAAACCATTAAAAAGGTGCTTCAGACCGGGTATTGTCATCATATTGAGAGGCTTATGGTATTGGGTAATTTTATGCTCTTGTGTGAATTTGATCCTAATGAAGTTTATCGCTGGTTTATGGAACTGTTTATTGATGCTTATGACTGGGTGATGGTACCGAATGTGTATGGCATGTGTCTCTTTGCTGATGGAGGAACTTTTGCAACCAAACCCTATATCGGAGGATCAAATTATATCAAAAAGATGAGCAATTATCCCGGAGGAGAATGGGAGGAAATATGGGACGGTATGTTTTGGCGGTTTGTCATGAAACAGGAGGATTTTTTCCGGAAGAATCACCGAACCAATATGCTGGTATATTCCCTTGACAAAATGGATAAAGACAAACAACAGACTCATCTTGACAATGCAGAAGAATTTATCAAAAACAAGTTGGGAGGAGAGGCTGAGTGA
- a CDS encoding M48 family metalloprotease, which yields MKNKKTAIKVSQEYKSQTAKAIASIALFLLTYILMLALAIILTILCVYGGILLIAFWPNFVTIVLGIGLASLGILVLFFLVKFVFQTHKADRSNLTEITQREEPELFVLIEEIVQEIGTSFPKKVYLSVDVNASVFYDSNFWSMFLPIKKTS from the coding sequence ATGAAAAATAAAAAAACAGCAATCAAAGTATCTCAAGAGTATAAATCTCAAACAGCTAAAGCTATTGCCTCAATAGCCCTATTTTTACTGACCTATATTCTGATGTTGGCTTTAGCTATTATTTTGACTATTCTATGTGTATATGGAGGGATTTTATTAATAGCTTTTTGGCCCAATTTTGTTACAATTGTGCTTGGAATAGGATTGGCTAGTTTAGGTATTCTAGTATTATTTTTTCTCGTGAAATTCGTTTTTCAAACCCATAAAGCTGATAGATCAAACTTAACTGAAATCACTCAGCGTGAGGAACCTGAGCTTTTTGTTCTTATAGAGGAAATTGTTCAGGAAATAGGTACTAGCTTTCCAAAGAAAGTTTATTTATCGGTAGATGTTAATGCATCGGTATTTTATGACTCAAATTTTTGGAGCATGTTTTTACCAATAAAAAAAACCTCCTAA
- a CDS encoding M48 family metalloprotease, which translates to MEHVFTNKKNLLIGLGLVNTISKSELKAILSHEFGHFSQKSMKVGSYVYHVNQIIFNLLNDNEKYDRIIQKWANVSSYFWIFVFISVKIIEGIKWVLRLMFGVVNKSYLGLSREMEFHADEVAATVTGYEPLKYSLLRMSLADHSYNSILSFYENKINENIKSENIFIEQIFAMNYLAKENNIEIQNNLPQVSEHELSKFNKSKLVINDQWASHPSVEDRIDMLEKTGLLAKNIDNELANSLFCDIEGTQRELTEKLFQGVIYQGAVIKISFESFKLEFKKEFLETTFSKVYNGYYDNKNPLIFDLQEVRDEVDTIKLADLFSEENLDMVYSAIALQNDIETVSQISDKTIKLKTFDYDGLKYKQKDSKALLKQLEIELGRLNEQIKFNDLKIFQFFNSYEKERKPNTNLQGLYKQFFDYDKEFDSKFQLYVKLSNGLDFINLTTPVDQIRWNFSDIEDTEKKLKKEILKLMGDSNFQPEINKAIRDNFELYLSKDWKYFGGDTYKENNLEILFAAMNDYAHLLNRGYFLLKKNLLDYQITLINPQIPSEMISSSDG; encoded by the coding sequence TTGGAGCATGTTTTTACCAATAAAAAAAACCTCCTAATAGGGTTGGGGTTGGTCAATACCATTTCTAAATCAGAGTTAAAGGCTATTTTAAGTCACGAATTTGGTCATTTTTCTCAAAAATCGATGAAGGTAGGGAGCTACGTTTATCATGTAAATCAAATTATATTTAACCTGCTTAATGACAACGAAAAGTATGATAGAATTATTCAAAAATGGGCGAATGTCAGTAGTTACTTTTGGATTTTTGTATTTATTTCTGTTAAAATTATCGAAGGTATCAAATGGGTTTTGAGACTGATGTTTGGGGTAGTAAATAAGAGTTATTTGGGTTTGTCAAGAGAAATGGAGTTCCATGCAGATGAAGTAGCAGCGACTGTAACAGGTTATGAACCTTTGAAATATTCTTTGCTCAGAATGTCGTTAGCAGATCACTCTTACAATAGTATATTGTCATTTTATGAAAATAAAATAAATGAAAATATAAAGTCTGAAAACATTTTTATAGAACAAATTTTTGCAATGAATTATCTTGCAAAAGAGAATAACATTGAAATCCAAAATAATTTACCTCAAGTATCTGAACACGAATTAAGCAAATTTAATAAGTCAAAGTTAGTAATTAATGACCAGTGGGCTTCACATCCTAGTGTGGAAGACCGTATTGATATGTTGGAAAAAACAGGCTTGTTGGCTAAAAATATTGATAATGAATTAGCCAATTCATTATTTTGTGATATTGAAGGAACTCAAAGAGAACTTACCGAAAAGTTGTTTCAGGGGGTTATTTACCAAGGAGCTGTTATAAAAATATCTTTTGAGTCATTCAAGTTGGAATTCAAAAAAGAGTTTTTGGAAACCACTTTTTCTAAAGTGTACAATGGTTACTATGACAATAAGAATCCACTCATTTTTGATCTTCAGGAAGTTAGAGATGAGGTAGATACAATCAAGTTAGCTGATCTCTTTTCTGAAGAGAATTTAGACATGGTTTATTCGGCTATTGCACTACAAAATGATATAGAAACGGTAAGTCAAATTTCAGATAAAACTATTAAGCTAAAAACATTCGATTATGATGGCTTAAAATATAAACAAAAAGATAGTAAGGCCCTCCTTAAACAACTTGAAATAGAATTAGGTCGATTAAACGAACAAATAAAATTTAATGATTTAAAGATTTTTCAGTTTTTCAACAGTTATGAAAAAGAAAGAAAACCTAACACTAACTTGCAGGGTTTATACAAACAATTTTTTGATTATGATAAAGAATTTGATTCCAAATTTCAATTGTATGTCAAACTATCTAATGGTTTGGATTTCATAAATTTAACAACTCCTGTTGATCAAATTAGGTGGAATTTTAGTGATATTGAAGACACTGAAAAAAAATTAAAAAAAGAAATACTCAAATTAATGGGAGATAGTAATTTTCAACCTGAAATAAACAAGGCAATAAGAGATAATTTTGAGTTATATCTCTCAAAAGATTGGAAATATTTTGGAGGGGACACCTATAAAGAAAATAACTTAGAAATTTTATTTGCAGCGATGAATGATTACGCACATCTATTGAATCGAGGCTATTTTCTTTTAAAAAAGAACCTATTGGACTACCAAATAACTTTAATCAATCCACAAATCCCCTCAGAAATGATTTCAAGCAGTGACGGCTAA
- a CDS encoding alpha/beta hydrolase: MNKLLSKVRLPLLIAIGMSFCWVSSAFTEKHPIKAGNEDKERYLNEIFENISIQKDVVFGEAVNAKGIKESLALDVYMPENDNIKKRPVIVWMHGGGFRYGNDKTQSYIVEMAKRFAKKGYVCISIDYRLREKPLEDIAGTLSDAVEDATKALKWVRKNSKSLNIDRSKIIVGGGSAGGILGSNLFFGDKAKKKAKAGVIGFVNLWGTTGEKWGQLNRYKKAPPTIIVHGTSDELVPYSNSVELVKKLTANSVHNELVTFKDAGHTPVKHMDEFEIKIAAFLYGLI; this comes from the coding sequence ATGAATAAGCTACTTTCTAAGGTTCGCTTGCCATTATTAATTGCCATTGGTATGAGTTTTTGTTGGGTATCAAGTGCTTTTACAGAGAAGCATCCAATAAAAGCCGGTAATGAAGATAAGGAACGATACTTGAATGAGATTTTTGAGAATATTTCCATTCAAAAAGATGTGGTTTTTGGCGAGGCTGTTAATGCAAAAGGAATAAAAGAATCGCTCGCTCTTGATGTTTATATGCCTGAAAACGATAATATTAAAAAACGTCCTGTGATTGTCTGGATGCATGGAGGTGGTTTCAGGTATGGGAACGATAAAACGCAGTCATATATCGTAGAAATGGCCAAAAGGTTTGCCAAGAAAGGCTATGTATGTATATCAATTGATTACCGTCTGAGAGAAAAGCCTCTCGAGGACATCGCCGGTACTCTTTCGGATGCGGTTGAAGATGCTACAAAAGCACTAAAATGGGTTAGAAAGAATAGTAAATCTTTGAATATAGACCGATCAAAAATCATCGTTGGGGGCGGTTCAGCAGGTGGTATTCTTGGTTCTAATTTATTTTTCGGTGATAAGGCTAAGAAAAAAGCCAAGGCTGGGGTTATTGGTTTTGTCAATCTATGGGGAACGACCGGAGAGAAATGGGGCCAGCTGAATCGTTATAAAAAAGCTCCACCAACCATTATTGTTCACGGGACATCAGATGAATTGGTTCCCTATAGTAACTCAGTAGAATTGGTGAAAAAGTTAACGGCAAATAGTGTCCATAACGAGTTGGTTACTTTTAAAGATGCCGGTCATACACCTGTAAAACATATGGATGAATTTGAAATAAAGATTGCCGCTTTTCTTTATGGCTTGATTTGA
- a CDS encoding DEAD/DEAH box helicase, whose product MSFAKLKLHPTLLENISSLGYTTPTPIQEQAIPVIIQGKDLLGIAKTGSGKTVSYVAPIINHLIGGKQAKKSRQPKVLVLVPSRELAIQVVEVFKELSLKSPIPVKSMAVYGGVSINPQMKGLFGVDILVATPGRLLDLQSSAAIDLSKVSTLVLDEADKMLNLGFHKEMEEIFDLLPKKRQNLLFSATLSDQLSGINRVLLLDPVVVKVEDKVEDVESINLSGYFVSDEKKGPLLRHLIKENDMKQVLIFTSSGIKADKVANKLQKNGIPALSIHGKKSQFARLKALDQFKSGETPVLVATDLIARGIDFLKLPYVINYELPRSPKDFVHRVGRTGRAKEEGLAISFVTREEIHHFKVILKKMKRFINMVDSETMDL is encoded by the coding sequence ATGTCTTTTGCAAAACTCAAGCTCCACCCTACCCTTCTTGAAAATATTTCTTCCTTAGGCTATACGACTCCTACCCCCATACAAGAGCAAGCCATTCCTGTTATTATTCAGGGAAAGGACCTACTAGGCATTGCCAAAACAGGTTCTGGAAAAACAGTAAGCTACGTAGCCCCTATAATAAACCATTTGATAGGTGGAAAACAAGCTAAAAAGAGCCGGCAACCGAAAGTTTTGGTCTTGGTCCCATCAAGAGAATTGGCCATTCAAGTAGTGGAAGTATTTAAAGAATTGTCCCTCAAATCCCCCATCCCTGTCAAATCCATGGCAGTATATGGTGGTGTTTCGATCAATCCTCAGATGAAAGGCCTTTTTGGCGTTGATATATTGGTAGCAACTCCCGGACGTTTGCTTGACTTACAAAGTTCCGCTGCCATAGACCTTTCCAAAGTCTCCACATTGGTATTGGATGAGGCAGATAAAATGCTGAACCTCGGCTTCCATAAGGAAATGGAAGAGATTTTTGATCTACTACCAAAGAAAAGGCAAAATTTATTGTTTTCAGCGACTCTAAGCGACCAATTGTCAGGAATAAACCGGGTTTTACTTTTGGATCCGGTAGTAGTTAAGGTTGAGGACAAGGTTGAAGACGTGGAATCAATCAATTTATCCGGCTATTTCGTTAGTGATGAAAAAAAAGGACCACTGCTCAGACACCTGATCAAAGAAAATGACATGAAACAGGTTTTGATCTTTACCTCCTCCGGAATCAAGGCGGATAAGGTGGCCAATAAATTGCAAAAAAATGGCATCCCTGCCTTATCCATACATGGAAAAAAGAGCCAATTTGCCCGATTAAAGGCCTTGGACCAATTTAAATCAGGGGAAACACCCGTGCTGGTTGCTACCGATCTAATTGCCAGAGGAATTGATTTTTTGAAACTCCCTTATGTAATTAATTATGAATTGCCACGCTCTCCTAAGGACTTTGTACACCGGGTAGGGCGAACAGGGAGAGCCAAAGAAGAAGGTTTGGCCATCTCTTTTGTAACAAGAGAGGAAATCCATCACTTTAAAGTGATCTTGAAAAAAATGAAGCGCTTTATTAATATGGTGGATAGCGAAACCATGGATTTATAA
- a CDS encoding S8 family serine peptidase, translated as MDPYFNNQAASGQKPEFTGKKLVLLHPEASFENINEEASGAALRLAPSGEYKNKEGDYAKAFDEGDGIVFEKFNVAVINADHDEQVNSLMAARQSFQYMEPERYVYTLDSPGRGNLGMLLWNFICQIFGIKKPEDVPKNPPVVKPPNFENDDKAYWAVHALNALQSQKTGKGVHLAILDTGMNLAHPDFQNRTIVSKSFIAGETVDDLNGHGTHCAGIATGGVNSTTGIRYGAASEASLYAGKVLSNKGVGSDSGILAGMEWAVNNGCKVISMSLGASVGENTRYSNIYNDLAKRSMDMGTLIIAAAGNDSQRSQGTIMPVNHPGNCPNIMAVGALDKNSAVANFSCGGLNPDGGSVDIAGPGVEIYSAWKKPQEYAVISGTSMATPYVAGVAAMLWEAYPSASAMEIWEKLTDSARNVGLPGRDAGAGLVQAPQ; from the coding sequence ATGGATCCATATTTTAACAACCAAGCTGCATCAGGCCAAAAGCCTGAGTTTACCGGTAAAAAACTAGTATTGCTTCATCCTGAAGCTAGTTTTGAAAATATTAATGAAGAAGCTAGTGGTGCTGCATTGAGGTTGGCACCCTCCGGTGAGTATAAAAATAAGGAGGGGGACTACGCCAAAGCTTTTGATGAAGGAGACGGAATTGTATTTGAAAAATTTAATGTTGCCGTAATCAATGCAGATCATGATGAACAGGTGAATAGCCTGATGGCTGCAAGACAGTCTTTCCAATATATGGAGCCTGAGCGTTATGTATATACCTTAGATTCTCCCGGCCGAGGGAATTTAGGTATGCTGTTGTGGAATTTTATTTGTCAAATTTTTGGAATTAAAAAGCCCGAGGATGTTCCTAAAAATCCTCCGGTGGTAAAACCCCCGAATTTTGAAAACGACGACAAAGCCTATTGGGCGGTACATGCGTTGAATGCTTTGCAAAGTCAGAAAACGGGCAAAGGAGTCCATTTGGCCATTTTAGATACAGGCATGAATCTGGCACATCCGGATTTTCAAAATCGGACCATTGTATCAAAATCATTTATAGCGGGAGAAACTGTGGATGATTTAAACGGACATGGCACCCATTGTGCAGGGATAGCTACAGGAGGGGTAAATAGTACAACGGGTATTCGCTATGGTGCAGCAAGTGAAGCTTCACTTTATGCCGGAAAAGTTTTGTCCAATAAAGGGGTAGGTAGTGACAGTGGAATATTGGCCGGTATGGAGTGGGCTGTAAACAATGGATGTAAGGTAATATCTATGTCCTTGGGAGCGTCGGTAGGTGAAAATACCAGGTATTCCAATATTTACAACGACTTGGCCAAAAGGTCTATGGATATGGGAACACTAATTATTGCCGCAGCCGGAAATGACAGCCAAAGGAGTCAGGGTACTATTATGCCGGTAAATCATCCCGGAAATTGTCCAAATATTATGGCAGTAGGTGCTTTGGATAAAAACTCAGCTGTAGCCAATTTTTCATGTGGTGGGCTTAACCCCGATGGAGGAAGTGTGGACATTGCCGGACCTGGGGTAGAGATTTACAGTGCATGGAAAAAACCACAAGAATATGCAGTCATCAGTGGCACAAGTATGGCTACGCCTTATGTGGCAGGTGTTGCGGCAATGCTTTGGGAGGCATACCCCTCTGCAAGTGCTATGGAGATATGGGAAAAACTCACCGATAGTGCCAGAAACGTTGGTTTGCCGGGAAGGGATGCCGGAGCAGGTTTGGTGCAAGCACCACAATAA
- a CDS encoding mechanosensitive ion channel family protein, whose amino-acid sequence MKEAFEKLRGILLGDLESVEQLAVSILVAILILIFFIYLSRWIKKIVSNRLSKKTDDHLLTNFISTSIKSLVMLFGFALLLRFLGLTGVVNSLLAGAGITAFIIGFALKDIGENFLAGILLAFKRPFKIGDMVEINGISGKVRALNLRDTQVKTIDGKDVFIPNASIIKNPMINFTIDGYLSYSFIVGLDYGSDYEAALKLITELIESVPGVLSGERKPTVYVKELASSTLNVKVTYWVNTYNRDQIDAKIHSRAIIKVLTGLEENGFTLPGDIVEVKNRQ is encoded by the coding sequence TTGAAGGAAGCTTTTGAAAAATTACGAGGAATACTATTGGGTGATCTGGAAAGTGTAGAACAACTGGCTGTCTCCATCCTTGTCGCAATCTTAATCCTTATCTTTTTCATCTACTTGTCCAGGTGGATAAAAAAGATAGTCAGTAACCGACTGAGTAAGAAAACCGATGATCACTTGCTTACCAATTTTATTAGTACTTCCATCAAAAGTCTGGTCATGCTATTTGGCTTCGCCTTATTGCTACGATTCTTAGGGCTTACAGGGGTAGTCAATAGTCTCCTTGCCGGAGCAGGAATAACCGCATTTATTATAGGTTTTGCACTAAAAGATATTGGAGAAAATTTTCTTGCCGGTATTCTCTTGGCCTTTAAACGGCCTTTCAAAATCGGTGACATGGTAGAAATCAATGGTATTAGTGGGAAAGTTCGAGCATTGAACTTACGGGACACCCAAGTCAAAACCATAGATGGGAAGGATGTTTTTATCCCCAATGCATCTATTATAAAAAACCCAATGATCAATTTTACCATTGATGGTTACTTGAGCTACAGCTTTATTGTCGGTTTGGATTATGGGTCTGACTATGAAGCTGCCCTAAAACTCATTACTGAGCTCATTGAGTCTGTCCCTGGAGTCTTAAGTGGAGAAAGGAAGCCCACAGTGTATGTAAAGGAACTGGCTTCCTCCACCTTGAATGTCAAAGTTACCTATTGGGTGAACACCTACAACCGTGATCAGATAGACGCAAAAATTCATTCCAGAGCCATTATCAAAGTGCTTACCGGACTGGAAGAGAATGGCTTCACCTTGCCCGGAGACATTGTTGAAGTCAAAAATCGCCAATAA
- a CDS encoding nucleoside hydrolase-like domain-containing protein, producing the protein MKFKLRVTLLGLAVLILMSKCKSMEIDTVKPRVLISSDIGGTDPDDFQSMIHLLMYADQFEIEGLVASPFGDGRKSNFLDIIDDYEKDYAQLAKHASDLPKPAALRAVVKQGAIPAAPFKGYSTSTEGSDWIIKCAKKESDQPLWVLVWGGIEDLAQALHDAPEIKENIRVYWIGGPNKKWSINAYSYIAANHGDLWMIEANATYRGWFMDEDSPEAFKAETYYDNFIQGRGVMGKDFINYYKGEIKMGDTPSLAYVMNGDPEDPTGESWGGSFEKIDRSSRSVFEGGSTNADTVAAYAIIEWRFKGPKITVPEDSAVFQIKIQGQIWPGYYLGEGIYGVKYSSKKAEHGKYKTSSEIPELNGLEGEYISTIPWPGKPSSDDFQLGSNWYSDRLAEGLFIKDQQGAKTISKHREAFLGDWGERWKWLEK; encoded by the coding sequence ATGAAGTTTAAATTAAGAGTGACTTTACTTGGGCTGGCAGTATTAATTTTAATGTCAAAATGCAAATCCATGGAAATTGACACTGTTAAGCCCAGGGTTTTAATTAGTTCTGATATAGGGGGGACTGATCCTGATGATTTTCAGTCCATGATACATTTATTAATGTATGCGGATCAATTTGAAATTGAGGGACTAGTAGCTTCACCTTTCGGAGATGGGCGTAAAAGCAATTTTTTGGACATAATTGACGATTATGAAAAAGATTATGCCCAGTTAGCAAAACATGCAAGTGACCTTCCGAAACCCGCTGCTTTGAGAGCGGTGGTCAAGCAGGGCGCCATTCCGGCAGCTCCTTTTAAGGGATATTCTACTTCTACTGAAGGTTCAGATTGGATAATTAAATGCGCCAAAAAAGAAAGTGATCAGCCGCTTTGGGTTTTGGTTTGGGGAGGAATAGAAGATCTCGCCCAGGCATTGCATGATGCACCGGAAATAAAGGAGAACATAAGGGTGTATTGGATCGGAGGCCCGAATAAGAAATGGAGCATCAATGCCTACTCTTATATAGCTGCCAATCACGGAGACCTTTGGATGATAGAGGCCAATGCAACCTACAGGGGTTGGTTTATGGATGAGGATTCTCCCGAAGCATTTAAAGCTGAAACTTATTATGACAATTTTATCCAAGGCCGAGGTGTAATGGGTAAGGATTTCATCAATTATTATAAAGGAGAAATAAAAATGGGAGATACCCCATCACTCGCTTATGTAATGAATGGAGACCCGGAAGATCCTACAGGAGAAAGTTGGGGTGGTAGCTTTGAGAAGATAGACCGCAGTTCCAGAAGCGTATTTGAAGGCGGTAGCACCAATGCAGATACAGTGGCGGCTTATGCTATAATCGAATGGAGATTTAAAGGACCTAAAATAACGGTTCCGGAGGATTCTGCAGTTTTTCAAATCAAAATACAAGGTCAGATTTGGCCGGGTTATTACCTCGGAGAGGGAATTTATGGTGTGAAATATAGCTCTAAAAAGGCTGAACACGGTAAATACAAAACCAGTAGTGAAATTCCTGAACTGAATGGCTTGGAGGGAGAGTATATCAGTACTATTCCCTGGCCAGGTAAACCCTCTTCAGACGACTTTCAGTTGGGGTCCAACTGGTACAGTGACCGCTTAGCTGAAGGATTATTTATAAAAGACCAACAAGGAGCAAAAACAATATCGAAACACAGGGAAGCTTTTTTGGGCGACTGGGGAGAAAGATGGAAATGGTTGGAGAAGTAA